One window of the Pyxicephalus adspersus chromosome 5, UCB_Pads_2.0, whole genome shotgun sequence genome contains the following:
- the LOC140330450 gene encoding solute carrier family 52, riboflavin transporter, member 3-B-like, with protein sequence MALFLHILSCLLGLGSWVAINGVWVELPLLVPQAPEGWELPSYLSLLIQFANIGPLVVTLTHKFRPGRLQEGPVIFVLLGVGVVSCLLLAFLWQETSWVAGTRRSTALLSLIFFLSLVDCTSSVTFLPYMTRLRPDYLISYFIGEGLSGLMPALLALAQGVGVLSCEPVNTTEINGSFVLGNLTAVYQPARFPAWGFFLFLAGMMGICLTAFAILHTMPGKQSQRHQEVVKSKKREQEESWEKGVEQRPMMGEEVCAEVIDVKKERKRYSLCEKIFIYLVLAWVNALTNAVLPAVQTYSCMPYGGRIYHLAATLASMANPLACGIAMYLPNRSLVMVGALSLVGSIIGSYIMAIAVLSPCPPLLHSAIGGALMVVSWVLFVGILSYVKVVIGMILRDEGHSALVWCGAVVQLGSMVGALAMFPVVNVYSLFRSGDPCTSNCPQ encoded by the exons ATGGCTCTTTTCCTTCATattctctcttgcttgcttggTTTGGGCTCCTGGGTTGCCATTAATGGAGTATGGGTGGAGTTGCCTCTCTTGGTGCCCCAGGCACCAGAAGGTTGGGAATTACCCTCCTACTTGTCTCTTCTTATCCAGTTTGCAAATATCGGGCCCCTGGTTGTTACATTGACTCATAAGTTTCGCCCAGGACGTCTCCAGGAGGGTCCTGTTATATTTGTCCTGTTAGGGGTGGGAGTGGTGTCCTGTTTGCTTCTGGCATTTCTGTGGCAGGAAACAAGCTGGGTAGCAGGCACCCGGAGAAGTACGGCTCTGCTCTCACTCATCTTCTTCCTGTCATTGGTGGACTGCACCTCTTCTGTCACCTTCTTGCCATACATGACCCGTCTCCGACCTGACTACCTCATCTCGTATTTCATTGGAGAGGGACTAAGTGGGTTGATGCCGGCTCTCTTGGCATTGGCTCAGGGTGTTGGGGTGTTGAGCTGTGAACCGGTAAACACCACTGAGATCAATGGGTCATTTGTCCTGGGAAATCTCACAGCTGTTTACCAGCCAGCCAGATTTCCAGCCTGGGGCTTCTTCTTGTTTCTGGCGGGCATGATGGGCATCTGTCTAACAGCCTTTGCCATCCTTCACACCATGCCTGGAAAACAAAGCCAGAGACACCAAGAGGTGGTAAAGAGCAAAAAAAGAGAGCAGGAGGAGTCCTGGGAAAAGGGAGTAGAACAACGACCAATGATGGGAGAAGAGGTCTGTGCCGAGGTCATAGAtgtgaagaaagaaagaaaaagatattcCTTGTGTGAAAAGATCTTCATCTACCTTGTCTTGGCCTGGGTCAACGCACTGACCAATGCTGTACTTCCTGCTGTGCAGACTTATTCCTGTATGCCATATGGAGGCCGAATCTACCATTTGGCTGCCACTCTTGCCTCCATGGCTAACCCACTGGCCTGTGGCATAGCTATGTATCTGCCCAACAG GTCCTTGGTCATGGTTGGTGCTCTGTCATTGGTCGGTTCCATTATCGGCTCCTACATCATGGCCATTGCGGTGTTGAGTCCATGTCCACCTCTTCTACACAGTGCCATTGGAGGAGCACTCATG GTCGTGTCCTGGGTGCTGTTTGTTGGGATCCTCTCCTACGTGAAGGTGGTAATCGGAATGATTCTTCGGGATGAAGGACATAGTGCCCTCGTCTGGTGTGGTGCAGTAGTGCAGCTAGGCTCTATGGTGGGGGCCTTGGCCATGTTCCCTGTGGTCAATGTGTACTCTCTCTTCCGGTCGGGTGATCCCTGCACAAGCAACTGCCCCCAATAG